A genomic segment from Branchiostoma floridae strain S238N-H82 chromosome 7, Bfl_VNyyK, whole genome shotgun sequence encodes:
- the LOC118418792 gene encoding uncharacterized protein LOC118418792 yields the protein MADAVAMVTFSGPIHVSGVFRRTTGKPPVTMGVLSGISVGVAAFLISALFLQTIVAQEVTYAGHQEDNRCICTFIPPYQPADHPTDHQQQSPAPDPCPPPRADPDVASLRTNLAVVQSHQLANREQLNSQASRLHNLTSRLFQMEDRMHGTERVQRSWDARTATVQQSASEMRRLISRQQDTIMFLRARLDTMFQEMSQMRDLNQRMMLEIQDEAEKSEKNRDKLHKLSRRQEKTEGEVREFLWAISQVMSSLKENERRKLAKMSKQRPLAPMMEDKTTPEPTESPWVPIRTSPAWEESVPTPKPRRRSLKVRHDSRAGHGHWWQK from the exons ATGGCTGATGCTGTTGCTATGGTGACATTTTCAGGACCGATCCACGTGAGTGGGGTTTTCCGTCGGACTACGGGGAAACCGCCGGTCACCATGGGCGTGCTGTCGGGCATCAGCGTCGGTGTAGCGGCTTTCCTGATCTCAGCGCTGTTCCTGCAGACGATAGTTGCTCAGGAGGTGACCTACGCGGGCCACCAGGAGGATAACCGGTGCATCTGCACGTTCATCCCGCCGTACCAGCCAGCGGACCACCCTACCGACCACCAGCAGCAGTCGCCCGCCCCCGACCCCTGCCCGCCGCCCCGAGCTGACCCGGACGTGGCGTCCCTTCGTACCAACCTCGCCGTCGTACAGTCGCACCAGCTGGCCAACCGCGAGCAGCTCAACTCGCAGGCTTCGCGGCTGCACAACCTGACGTCCCGGCTGTTTCAGATGGAGGACCGCATGCACGGGACGGAGCGCGTCCAGAGGTCCTGGGACGCCCGCACGGCGACGGTTCAGCAGTCCGCCTCGGAGATGCGCCGCCTCATCAGCCGACAACAGGACACCATCATGTTCCTACGGGCCCGCCTGGATACCATGTTCCAA GAGATGTCCCAGATGCGGGACTTGAACCAGAGGATGATGTTAGAGATCCAGGATGAAGCCGAGAAGAGCGAGAAGAACCGGGACAAGCTCCACAAACTTAGCAGGCGACAAGAAAAGACGGAGGGCGAGGTCAGGGAGTTTCTCTGGGCCATCAGTCAGGTCATGTCCTCCCTAAAGGAAAACGAGAGAAGGAAACTAGCCAAGATGTCCAAGCAGAGGCCCTTGGCTCCTATGATGGAGGATAAGACGACTCCCGAGCCGACGGAGTCTCCGTGGGTGCCTATCAGGACTTCCCCGGCTTGGGAGGAGTCTGTACCGACGCCCAAGCCGAGAAGACGGTCGCTGAAAGTTCGGCATGACAGCCGTGCGGGCCACGGTCACTGGTGGCAGAAATAA
- the LOC118420076 gene encoding cilia- and flagella-associated protein 157-like, which produces MGKKGKGKGKGKGKKKKGSAKGSAAGSRAASAVDDGPVSEARKEFYLIQIKDLERKKERQELKAKELEDANKEFKDQYDQMSKDKHDIVTFLKRTLQERADEVGDLTDRLSALQQDKDQEKEAYEETIKTMKAEFQETKDNLSTENMNLQRALAGLEEFKIQREDLMRKFAILEEDSRKLQEEHQEQMYKLERKAVVDKDRLKKEMVLKVNQVAAEFRKVSNKQMADTTKRTIRENASINSQLTKMSDKTMDMLQEIDELRAKEKEHRQKKQLLETNEKELAKKIHSSQKVIRMLTEKSRETEALLAEFEAREMEYQAMQSETHLTRTQNEAMKQELQKISRELDNKVGRWIDKA; this is translated from the exons ATGGGAAAGAAGGGAAAAGGAAAAGGGAAGGGGaagggaaagaagaagaaggggagTGCGAAGGGCTCGGCGGCGGGGTCTCGGGCTGCCTCGGCGGTGGATGATGGACCCGTGTCCGAGGCGAGGAAGGAGTTTTACCTGATACAGATCAAAGATCTGGAGAGGAAAAAGGAAAG ACAAGAGCTGAAGGCTAAGGAGCTAGAAGATGCCAACAAAGAGTTTAAGGACCAGTATGACCAGATGTCCAAGGACAAACACGACATCGTCACCTTCCTCAAGCGGACACTACAGGAGCGGGCCGACGAGGTCGGTGACCTTACGGACAG GTTATCAGCCCTGCAGCAAGATAAGGACCAGGAGAAAGAGGCGTATGAAGAAACCATCAAGACGATGAAGGCGGAGTTCCAGGAGACCAAAGACAACCTCAGCACAGAAAACATGAACCTAC AACGAGCGCTCGCAGGTCTGGAGGAGTTTAAGATCCAGAGAGAAGACTTGATGAGGAAGTTCGCTATTCTGGAGGAGGATTCCCGGAAACTGCAGGAGGAACATCAGGAGCAGATGTACAAACTGGAGAGGAAGGCCGTGGTGGACAAGGACAG GTTAAAAAAGGAGATGGTACTGAAGGTGAACCAGGTAGCGGCGGAGTTTAGGAAGGTTTCTAACAAACAGATGGCGGACACCACCAAACGGACCATCCGGGAGAACGCCTCCATCAACAGTCAACTCACCAAGATGTCGGATAAGACAATGGACATGTTACAG GAAATCGACGAGCTCCGCGCGAAGGAAAAGGAGCACCGACAGAAGAAACAGCTGTTAGAGACCAACGAGAAGGAACTAGCCAAGAAAATACACTCCAGTCAAAAG GTGATTCGCATGCTGACGGAGAAGTCGAGGGAAACGGAGGCCCTACTGGCTGAGTTCGAGGCTAGGGAGATGGAGTACCAGGCGATGCAGTCAGAGACGCACCTCACGCGGACGCAGAACGAGGCTATGAAACAAGAGCTGCAAAAGATCAGCCGAGAACTGGATAACAAGGTGGGAAGGTGGATAGATAAAGCTTAG